One stretch of Tepidibacter hydrothermalis DNA includes these proteins:
- a CDS encoding barstar family protein has protein sequence MKYRYSLFDSDNELLIAYCNKIDGLDGNVVEIDEEQYHKIVFFDIEFCDEYKEYLQKNKMKFASIIEINMYDNNMEIIARFTFGNDIKIRHTEVDKLKSHTDFKLIGNLGGMASENELCLWEKWISSYPKGKNEWVTLDANGRSDWLRMLRIAYCCGYNKVEENTKKVFYLDGINITTYESFFIAFAEALNGPGTYFGSCLGGLDDCLCGGFGITTPFKVIWNNSSVAVKYLNENEWKRHKLYLIERYKRELDYVAVEDMEEYDSDFNIFYGIIDTLLSHGIEVVLNP, from the coding sequence ATGAAATACAGGTATTCATTATTTGATTCTGACAATGAGTTGCTAATAGCTTATTGTAATAAAATAGATGGACTTGATGGAAACGTCGTTGAAATAGATGAAGAGCAATATCATAAAATTGTGTTTTTTGATATTGAGTTTTGTGATGAATATAAAGAGTATCTTCAAAAGAATAAAATGAAATTTGCAAGTATAATAGAGATAAATATGTATGATAACAATATGGAAATAATAGCACGTTTTACTTTTGGTAATGATATAAAGATTAGGCATACTGAAGTGGATAAACTTAAGTCACACACGGATTTCAAACTAATAGGAAATCTAGGTGGAATGGCATCAGAAAATGAGTTGTGCTTATGGGAAAAATGGATATCTAGTTATCCTAAAGGAAAAAATGAATGGGTAACTTTAGATGCGAATGGGAGAAGTGATTGGCTCAGAATGCTTAGAATTGCTTACTGTTGCGGTTATAATAAAGTTGAAGAAAACACTAAAAAAGTATTTTATTTAGATGGCATAAATATAACTACTTATGAGTCGTTTTTCATAGCTTTTGCGGAAGCTTTGAATGGTCCAGGAACTTATTTTGGATCTTGTTTAGGTGGACTTGACGATTGTCTATGTGGTGGCTTTGGTATTACCACTCCATTTAAAGTAATATGGAACAATTCATCTGTTGCAGTTAAATATTTAAATGAGAATGAATGGAAAAGGCATAAATTATATTTAATAGAACGCTATAAAAGAGAGCTTGATTATGTTGCTGTAGAAGATATGGAGGAATATGATTCAGATTTCAATATTTTTTACGGCATAATAGATACTTTACTAAGCCATGGTATCGAAGTAGTATTAAATCCATAG
- a CDS encoding thiazole synthase: protein MKKDTLTIGGHEFSSRFILGSGKYSLDLIKAAVEYADAQIITLAVRRTNTNGNENILDYIPDGITLLPNTSGARNAEEAVRIARLARELGCGNFVKIEVIHDSKYLLPDNYETIKATEILAKEGFIVMPYMHADLNVARDLVNAGAGCIMPLASPIGSNKGLAAKEFIKILVDEIDLPIIVDAGIGRPSQACEAMEMGAAAIMANTAIATADNIPSMAGAFRKAIEAGREAYLSGLGRVLDKGASASSPLTGFLEE from the coding sequence ATGAAAAAAGATACATTAACAATTGGAGGACATGAGTTCTCATCCAGATTTATCCTAGGTTCAGGAAAATATAGTTTAGATTTAATTAAGGCGGCAGTAGAATATGCGGATGCACAAATTATTACATTGGCAGTAAGACGTACCAATACTAATGGGAATGAGAATATTTTAGATTATATTCCAGATGGTATAACTTTGCTTCCTAATACATCTGGAGCAAGAAATGCAGAGGAGGCAGTTCGAATCGCGAGGCTAGCAAGAGAATTGGGGTGTGGAAATTTTGTAAAGATTGAAGTTATTCATGATTCAAAATATCTACTTCCAGATAACTATGAGACAATTAAAGCTACAGAAATTCTTGCAAAAGAAGGATTTATTGTAATGCCATATATGCATGCAGATTTGAATGTAGCTCGTGATTTAGTTAATGCTGGAGCGGGTTGTATTATGCCGTTGGCATCACCAATTGGTTCTAATAAGGGATTAGCTGCAAAAGAATTTATCAAAATATTAGTAGATGAAATTGATCTTCCTATTATTGTCGATGCAGGAATCGGGCGTCCATCCCAAGCCTGTGAAGCTATGGAAATGGGTGCTGCAGCTATTATGGCAAATACTGCAATTGCAACTGCTGATAATATTCCATCTATGGCAGGTGCTTTTAGAAAGGCTATTGAAGCTGGACGTGAAGCATATCTTTCTGGCTTAGGCCGTGTATTGGACAAGGGTGCATCTGCATCTTCACCATTGACCGGATTTTTGGAAGAATAG
- the thiH gene encoding 2-iminoacetate synthase ThiH, protein MREQRINHMEYISGMEVLESDILEQVINCMEAYNYDKYTAADVRKALNHDFRTVEDFAILLSPAAEPFLEEMAKLAQEETRKHFGNSIYMFTPLYLANYCENYCIYCGFNCHNKIRRARLNSEEIEKEMQAIAETGLEEVLLLTGESRKMSDVEYIGEACKIASKYFKMVGLEVYPMNSDEYEYLRQCGADFVTVFQETYNSDKYETLHLAGHKRIFPYRFNTQERALKGGMRGVGFAALLGLDDFRKDAFATGMHAYLLQRKYPHAEITFSCPRLRPIINNDKINPKDVHEPQLLQVITAYRLFMPFANITISTRECERFRDNVIGLVATKISAGVSTGIGSHVEEIDDTGDDQFEIADSRSVEEVYQAIKARGLQPVTNDYVYV, encoded by the coding sequence ATGAGAGAACAACGTATAAATCATATGGAATATATATCTGGAATGGAAGTACTAGAATCAGATATACTAGAACAGGTTATTAACTGCATGGAAGCATATAATTATGATAAATATACAGCGGCAGATGTAAGAAAAGCTTTGAATCATGATTTTCGTACAGTAGAAGATTTTGCAATATTATTATCTCCTGCAGCTGAGCCATTTCTAGAAGAAATGGCTAAGTTAGCACAGGAGGAGACAAGAAAGCATTTTGGTAATTCGATTTACATGTTTACACCCTTATACCTTGCCAATTACTGTGAAAATTACTGTATTTACTGCGGATTTAACTGTCACAACAAAATACGCCGTGCAAGATTAAACTCTGAAGAAATTGAAAAAGAAATGCAGGCTATAGCTGAAACTGGTTTAGAGGAAGTACTGCTTCTTACTGGCGAAAGTCGAAAAATGTCAGATGTAGAGTATATTGGAGAGGCTTGTAAGATTGCAAGCAAATACTTTAAAATGGTAGGTTTAGAAGTATATCCGATGAATTCTGATGAATATGAATATCTTCGTCAGTGTGGCGCAGATTTTGTTACTGTATTTCAAGAAACTTATAATTCTGATAAATATGAAACTCTTCATCTGGCAGGACATAAGCGCATATTTCCGTATAGATTTAATACTCAAGAAAGGGCATTAAAGGGTGGTATGCGTGGCGTTGGATTTGCTGCATTACTTGGACTGGATGATTTTCGTAAAGATGCTTTTGCTACAGGAATGCACGCATATCTTCTTCAACGAAAATATCCACATGCAGAAATTACATTTTCCTGTCCAAGACTAAGACCGATTATTAATAATGATAAAATTAATCCTAAAGATGTTCATGAGCCACAACTTTTGCAAGTTATTACAGCATATCGTCTTTTTATGCCGTTTGCAAACATTACCATTTCAACGAGAGAATGTGAGCGATTTCGTGATAATGTAATTGGTTTAGTAGCTACTAAGATTTCAGCTGGTGTTAGTACTGGAATTGGAAGTCATGTTGAAGAGATAGATGACACAGGAGATGATCAATTTGAAATTGCAGATAGCCGCTCTGTAGAAGAAGTATATCAGGCAATTAAAGCTAGAGGTTTGCAGCCAGTAACGAATGATTATGTGTATGTATAA
- a CDS encoding flavodoxin family protein translates to MKKNILIITGSPRDNGNSTELSKYFAKGAQNKGHQVTIFNAAKNKINPCVNCDNCWKKGKACSFDNDHFNELSEYIESSDVVVFSTPLYWFTFSAQIKSVIDKLYSYCVPSCNKSIKNKESILLCSAGDPNNAVFNSLLLTFKDINNYLGWTVKDTLLVGGVFNVGDINTNTALNKAESLGYCL, encoded by the coding sequence ATGAAAAAAAATATTTTAATAATTACTGGAAGTCCTAGAGATAATGGAAACAGTACAGAGTTATCAAAGTATTTTGCTAAAGGGGCTCAAAATAAAGGTCACCAGGTTACAATATTCAATGCTGCTAAAAATAAAATTAATCCTTGTGTTAACTGCGATAATTGCTGGAAAAAAGGAAAAGCATGTTCATTTGATAACGATCACTTTAACGAACTTTCTGAATACATAGAATCATCAGATGTAGTTGTATTTTCAACTCCTCTGTATTGGTTTACATTCAGTGCACAAATTAAATCAGTAATTGATAAATTATACTCTTATTGTGTTCCTAGCTGTAACAAGTCAATTAAAAATAAAGAAAGTATTTTACTATGTTCTGCGGGAGATCCTAATAACGCAGTTTTCAATAGTCTATTATTAACTTTCAAAGATATTAATAATTATCTAGGATGGACTGTTAAAGATACATTACTTGTAGGTGGAGTTTTTAATGTAGGGGATATAAATACAAATACAGCTTTAAATAAAGCTGAATCCCTAGGTTACTGCCTATAA
- a CDS encoding TetR/AcrR family transcriptional regulator, with protein sequence MEFKRARTNEQIEERRKEILIACAEIFDKGDIDDVHFKAIGEKTSFARSTIYKYYTTKEEILLDLLLIDVMAWIEDVIKFTEKYEVLTKEEFCRQFTKSYVKNKRLLRLMSILYSVLEKNCSLEKLTEFKRNLMGFMDPLYQSIQKFFPTSSDEAIQTFISTTSSYILGLYPSTHISKKQKEAIKQSGFEYQIMDFEDMCYKGFLILSSVL encoded by the coding sequence ATGGAATTTAAGCGAGCAAGAACAAATGAACAAATCGAAGAACGAAGAAAAGAAATTCTCATCGCCTGTGCTGAGATATTTGATAAAGGAGATATTGATGATGTTCACTTTAAAGCGATTGGAGAAAAGACATCTTTCGCAAGGTCAACGATCTATAAATACTACACTACAAAAGAGGAGATACTACTCGATCTACTTTTGATAGATGTCATGGCTTGGATAGAAGATGTAATCAAATTTACAGAGAAATACGAAGTATTGACGAAGGAAGAGTTCTGTCGTCAATTTACTAAATCCTATGTTAAGAACAAGCGCTTGTTAAGACTTATGTCAATATTGTATTCCGTTTTGGAGAAGAACTGCAGTTTAGAAAAGTTAACTGAATTCAAGAGAAATCTAATGGGCTTTATGGATCCTTTATATCAAAGCATTCAAAAGTTCTTTCCGACTTCTAGCGATGAAGCGATACAGACTTTTATATCCACTACATCAAGCTATATTCTAGGTCTTTATCCTTCAACACATATCTCAAAGAAACAAAAAGAAGCAATAAAACAATCAGGATTTGAATATCAGATCATGGATTTTGAGGATATGTGCTATAAAGGATTTTTGATATTATCTTCTGTACTGTAA
- a CDS encoding aldo/keto reductase — MQYRRLVKNGEDLSVLGYGCMRFPTKNGRIDEDKADKQMIYAFKNGVNYYDTAYPYHGGRSEVMLGKFIKKHNIRDQVYIADKLPAFLINRPEQIKKYFETQLERLDTNYIDYYLMHMLDSMQTWQKLKKFGILEFIEEKKEKGEIRHIGFSFHGRPEEFIKILEDYDWEFCQIQFNYLDEYNQAGLAGLKRASELRIGVVIMEPLRGGNLAAKAPAKVKEKFDEYIEKRSPAFWALRWIWNHPEVGVVLSGMNVDEHITENIEVARLTEPNSMSKEEIEIVDDVKKIYSKLMKVPCTGCNYCMPCPFNVDIPGTFTDYNNKYFFGDRQSQFQYIGKVVGMMGIKKSGADLCTDCGKCEKHCPQEIEIRKELKVAHKELDNWFLRRVMKVIMFFMGDRSRKRQEA, encoded by the coding sequence ATGCAATATAGAAGGTTGGTGAAAAATGGAGAGGATTTATCTGTTCTAGGTTATGGCTGCATGCGTTTCCCAACGAAAAACGGTAGAATCGATGAGGATAAAGCTGACAAACAGATGATATACGCCTTTAAGAATGGTGTAAATTACTACGATACCGCCTATCCTTATCATGGTGGTAGAAGTGAAGTGATGCTGGGGAAGTTCATAAAAAAGCACAATATAAGGGACCAAGTCTACATTGCCGATAAGCTACCAGCTTTCCTGATTAATAGACCAGAACAGATCAAGAAGTATTTTGAAACACAACTCGAGAGACTCGATACAAACTATATAGATTATTATCTGATGCATATGCTAGACAGTATGCAAACTTGGCAGAAATTAAAGAAGTTTGGAATACTTGAATTTATCGAAGAGAAGAAGGAGAAGGGTGAGATAAGGCATATTGGATTTTCTTTCCATGGTAGACCTGAAGAATTCATTAAGATTCTAGAAGATTACGACTGGGAATTCTGTCAGATTCAGTTCAACTATTTAGATGAATACAATCAAGCAGGTCTTGCAGGATTAAAAAGGGCCAGTGAACTTAGGATTGGCGTTGTTATCATGGAACCGTTACGAGGCGGTAATCTAGCTGCAAAGGCTCCGGCGAAAGTCAAAGAGAAGTTTGATGAATATATTGAAAAAAGATCACCAGCCTTTTGGGCGTTACGCTGGATCTGGAATCATCCCGAAGTTGGTGTAGTACTGAGTGGTATGAACGTCGATGAACATATTACTGAAAACATTGAAGTAGCAAGATTGACTGAACCAAACAGTATGTCGAAAGAGGAGATTGAGATTGTAGATGATGTCAAAAAAATTTATAGTAAACTGATGAAAGTACCTTGTACTGGTTGCAATTATTGCATGCCTTGCCCTTTTAATGTAGATATTCCAGGTACATTTACGGATTATAACAACAAGTATTTCTTTGGAGATAGACAATCGCAATTTCAATACATTGGTAAAGTAGTCGGGATGATGGGGATTAAGAAATCTGGTGCAGACCTATGTACCGACTGTGGGAAATGTGAAAAGCATTGTCCTCAGGAAATTGAAATAAGAAAAGAACTAAAGGTTGCCCATAAGGAGTTGGATAACTGGTTCTTAAGAAGGGTAATGAAAGTTATTATGTTTTTTATGGGTGACAGAAGCAGAAAAAGGCAAGAAGCGTAA
- a CDS encoding type 1 glutamine amidotransferase domain-containing protein, with the protein MKKSRVLILVTNHSDFEKHNVDPTGLWLSELTHFYDVFDERGIDMDIISPKGGKIPIDSRSLSRFGLDKKTKKRYEDSKFMSLLKNTKSLSDINWQDYDVLYFAGGHGAMWDFANDGDLHTLTKKMFEAGKIVSAVCHGVAALQNVKLSNGEYLIKGKKGTCFTYFDEGIAGVKKYVPYNLEKTLKERGMVYSKSCLPLGKHTVVDGKLITGQNPNSATETAQKTLEVLMKTV; encoded by the coding sequence ATGAAAAAAAGCAGAGTACTTATTCTAGTGACAAATCATTCAGATTTTGAGAAACACAATGTAGATCCTACTGGACTTTGGTTATCCGAACTAACTCATTTTTATGATGTATTTGATGAAAGAGGAATTGATATGGATATTATCAGTCCTAAAGGAGGAAAAATTCCGATAGATTCAAGAAGCTTAAGTCGATTTGGATTAGATAAAAAGACAAAGAAGCGATATGAAGATTCAAAATTCATGTCTCTTTTAAAAAATACTAAATCTCTATCAGATATAAACTGGCAAGACTACGATGTTCTTTACTTTGCTGGCGGGCATGGTGCCATGTGGGATTTTGCAAATGATGGTGATCTACACACATTAACTAAAAAAATGTTTGAAGCTGGAAAAATAGTATCTGCAGTTTGTCATGGTGTTGCAGCCCTGCAAAATGTTAAGTTGAGCAATGGAGAATACTTGATTAAAGGCAAAAAAGGAACATGCTTCACATACTTCGATGAAGGTATTGCTGGTGTGAAAAAATATGTTCCATATAATCTTGAAAAGACTTTGAAAGAAAGAGGTATGGTCTATAGTAAGTCCTGTTTACCTCTTGGCAAACACACAGTTGTTGATGGAAAACTTATTACAGGTCAAAATCCAAATTCTGCAACTGAAACGGCTCAGAAGACATTAGAGGTATTGATGAAGACTGTATAA
- a CDS encoding pyridoxamine 5'-phosphate oxidase family protein, which produces MSKELNFIKENPMGFLATTDENGKPRVRGFGIMITEDNRIFFGTSNKRRTFKQLKVNPYAEWIAKSKNSSTLRVSGHVVIEEDIQIKLNTIENNPVIKNIYAGREEEFEMFYLENVEYDWFEMKMTIPMK; this is translated from the coding sequence ATGAGTAAAGAATTAAATTTTATTAAGGAAAACCCTATGGGATTCTTAGCAACAACAGATGAGAATGGAAAGCCTAGAGTAAGAGGCTTTGGAATTATGATTACTGAGGATAATAGAATATTTTTCGGAACATCAAACAAGAGAAGAACTTTCAAGCAGCTAAAAGTTAATCCTTATGCAGAATGGATAGCAAAGTCTAAAAATTCATCAACACTAAGAGTAAGTGGCCACGTAGTTATTGAAGAGGACATTCAAATTAAATTAAACACTATTGAAAATAATCCAGTGATAAAAAACATATATGCTGGAAGAGAAGAAGAATTTGAAATGTTTTATCTTGAAAACGTTGAATATGATTGGTTTGAGATGAAAATGACAATCCCAATGAAATAG
- a CDS encoding TetR/AcrR family transcriptional regulator, translating into MSKKIDLRIIRTKKSIKKAFLDLLKEKNYNKITIQDIAEEAMINRNTFYLHYLDKDDLLDQLSNECLNKLKESMNASSNVNIIDDLGYDEFYEINKKVFKAIEEEFDFYKVILGDESIPYLSFKFTNVIKNHMSEGLDKSYSLKNDERNIEHRIIYVEYMAAGLIGVIRFWVNNKDKYSIEEVSRIVINMYSKDILELLKNC; encoded by the coding sequence ATGAGTAAGAAGATAGATTTAAGGATAATACGAACGAAAAAATCAATAAAAAAAGCTTTTTTAGACTTGCTTAAGGAGAAAAACTATAATAAAATCACCATTCAAGATATAGCAGAAGAAGCAATGATTAATCGTAATACTTTCTACTTACATTATTTAGATAAAGATGATTTACTCGATCAACTAAGTAATGAGTGTTTGAACAAATTGAAAGAAAGTATGAATGCTAGTAGTAATGTTAATATAATTGACGACTTAGGTTATGATGAGTTCTATGAAATAAATAAGAAAGTTTTTAAAGCTATTGAAGAAGAGTTTGATTTCTATAAGGTGATTTTAGGGGATGAGAGTATACCGTACTTATCTTTTAAATTTACAAATGTGATAAAGAATCATATGAGTGAGGGGTTAGACAAATCTTACTCACTAAAAAATGATGAGAGAAATATAGAGCATAGAATAATATATGTTGAATATATGGCAGCAGGGCTTATAGGAGTTATTCGCTTTTGGGTTAATAATAAGGATAAGTATTCTATAGAAGAAGTATCAAGGATAGTAATTAATATGTACTCCAAAGACATACTTGAATTACTAAAAAATTGTTAG
- a CDS encoding pyridoxamine 5'-phosphate oxidase family protein produces the protein MNEVIKFLSENPVQYFATIGLDSKPKVRPFQFMLEKDGKLYFCTSNQKDVFAQLKECPYIEITTSSPTFSWIRLSGKAVFSTDIEIKKAVLENSELVKSLYQTPENPIFEIFYLENVQAVIADFSGNPPVEYTL, from the coding sequence ATGAATGAAGTAATAAAATTTTTAAGTGAAAACCCAGTACAATATTTTGCGACAATTGGATTAGATAGTAAGCCTAAGGTGCGTCCTTTCCAATTTATGCTTGAGAAAGATGGAAAATTATATTTCTGTACTAGCAATCAAAAAGATGTCTTTGCACAACTTAAAGAGTGTCCATATATTGAAATTACAACTTCAAGCCCAACATTTTCATGGATCAGGTTAAGCGGGAAAGCTGTATTCTCCACTGATATAGAAATTAAGAAAGCTGTACTTGAAAACAGCGAGCTTGTGAAATCGCTATACCAAACACCAGAAAATCCAATATTTGAAATTTTCTATCTAGAGAATGTACAGGCAGTTATCGCTGACTTTTCTGGGAATCCTCCTGTAGAATATACTCTTTAG
- a CDS encoding winged helix-turn-helix transcriptional regulator produces MKKELPICPVETTLKLIGDKWKVLILRDLINGTKRFGELKSSIGSISQKVLTQQLRSMEEDGLVLRKVYAEVPPRVEYSLTETGASLKPILDSMWEWGEQYKKQISV; encoded by the coding sequence GTGAAGAAAGAATTACCAATTTGTCCAGTTGAAACAACTCTCAAACTTATAGGAGATAAGTGGAAAGTATTAATATTAAGAGATCTTATAAATGGAACGAAACGATTTGGAGAATTAAAATCTTCAATAGGCTCTATTAGTCAAAAAGTTCTCACACAACAATTGCGTTCTATGGAAGAAGATGGACTGGTATTGAGAAAAGTCTATGCTGAGGTGCCACCAAGGGTTGAATATTCATTAACAGAAACAGGGGCTAGTCTTAAACCCATACTTGATTCTATGTGGGAGTGGGGAGAACAGTATAAAAAGCAGATTAGTGTGTAA
- a CDS encoding (2Fe-2S)-binding protein, translating into MDLNAIKEAIETKVYHIPSDAKVPLHDHATQDEVFYCIKGSGFGVLEDGEVELNVGDVFIAPAGTMHSLRSDGDLYVTAFLIPVNRIICNCKQVSYGDIRKAMVEGARTIEEIQEITGAGTGCGNCIKDIKKILALACGCNKVSVEAVVNAVKDGADTVEKVGEATGAGTNCGKCKVLIQNIIDTKK; encoded by the coding sequence ATGGATCTAAATGCTATAAAAGAAGCTATTGAAACTAAGGTATATCATATCCCTTCTGATGCAAAAGTTCCTCTTCATGATCATGCAACTCAAGATGAAGTATTTTATTGTATAAAGGGTTCAGGGTTTGGAGTATTAGAAGATGGAGAAGTAGAGTTAAACGTAGGAGATGTATTTATTGCTCCTGCTGGAACAATGCATTCTCTTAGAAGTGATGGAGATCTTTATGTAACGGCTTTTCTTATACCTGTAAATAGAATTATTTGTAACTGTAAACAAGTGAGTTATGGTGATATTAGGAAAGCAATGGTTGAGGGCGCTCGTACTATAGAAGAAATACAAGAAATTACAGGAGCAGGAACAGGTTGCGGTAATTGTATTAAAGATATAAAAAAGATATTAGCATTAGCCTGTGGATGCAACAAGGTTTCTGTTGAAGCCGTAGTTAATGCAGTTAAAGATGGGGCAGATACAGTTGAAAAAGTTGGAGAAGCAACAGGAGCAGGCACTAATTGTGGAAAATGTAAAGTTTTAATACAAAATATAATTGATACAAAGAAGTAA
- a CDS encoding helix-turn-helix domain-containing protein → MNKVEKIKFRNKKKNKGFEIISLKSFFESENTFFIRKHFRTDFYNLIFVTEGKCIHEIDFLEYTIEAGEILIISKNRVHRYSEFDNLEGYLIMFTEGFLCEFLSNDTSEVKDLFKKSYLNPHVNFIDLHALTLTKLLDVIHDMYTNADDVMNYKVIASTFRTFALLIFNIILGEDNSRQKKNEIFIQFTELVEEHIDKEKTVEGYAIMMHVSKKTVNLMTRKAIDMSAKQYIIQQLILKIKLKLCFEQKSINEVANELGFTESSNMTRFFKKYTGINPTKFRSMNRKDNNKWISSNSMDLNFIEESIERRVYHINFESKVPLHAHEDVDEIFYCIKGSGFGVLEDGEVELNVGKTFIAPAGTIHSLRSECDLYVTAFLVPVVDERLKKFKL, encoded by the coding sequence ATGAACAAGGTAGAAAAGATTAAGTTTAGAAATAAGAAAAAAAATAAAGGTTTTGAAATTATATCCTTGAAAAGTTTTTTTGAATCTGAAAATACTTTTTTTATTAGGAAGCATTTTCGTACTGATTTTTACAATTTGATTTTTGTTACTGAAGGTAAATGTATTCATGAAATTGATTTCTTAGAATATACCATTGAAGCAGGTGAAATCTTAATTATCTCAAAGAATCGTGTTCATAGATATAGTGAGTTTGATAATTTAGAAGGGTATTTAATCATGTTTACAGAGGGGTTCCTATGTGAATTTTTGAGTAATGATACTTCCGAAGTAAAAGATTTATTTAAGAAAAGCTATTTAAATCCACATGTGAATTTTATAGATTTACATGCTTTAACGTTAACAAAACTTTTAGATGTAATACATGATATGTATACAAATGCTGATGATGTTATGAATTATAAGGTAATTGCTTCGACTTTTAGAACTTTTGCTCTATTAATATTCAACATTATCTTAGGAGAAGATAACTCAAGACAGAAAAAAAATGAAATTTTTATACAGTTCACTGAATTAGTTGAAGAACATATTGATAAAGAAAAAACTGTAGAAGGCTATGCTATCATGATGCATGTCTCTAAAAAGACAGTTAATTTGATGACACGAAAAGCTATTGATATGTCTGCAAAGCAATATATTATTCAACAACTTATTTTAAAAATAAAACTTAAACTATGCTTCGAACAAAAGAGTATCAATGAAGTTGCAAATGAATTGGGTTTTACAGAATCATCTAATATGACAAGGTTTTTCAAAAAATATACAGGCATTAATCCTACAAAATTTAGAAGTATGAATAGGAAAGATAATAATAAATGGATAAGTAGTAATAGTATGGATTTAAATTTTATTGAAGAGTCTATTGAGAGACGTGTATATCATATAAATTTTGAGTCAAAAGTTCCTTTGCATGCACATGAAGATGTTGATGAAATATTTTATTGTATAAAAGGGTCAGGTTTTGGAGTCTTAGAAGATGGCGAGGTAGAGTTAAATGTAGGAAAGACATTTATTGCTCCTGCTGGAACAATACATTCACTTAGAAGTGAATGTGATCTTTATGTAACTGCTTTTCTTGTTCCTGTAGTTGATGAACGATTAAAAAAATTTAAGCTATAG